Part of the Persephonella hydrogeniphila genome is shown below.
GAAAATTACTCACAGTCAGTAATACTGAGTAGAAGTTTTTTTGTCTACTTATTAGACCTTACAGAAAGAATGTTTCCTATGCTTATTCCTTCAAAATTGGTAGATAATCGACCTCTTATGAGGAGATATGAATGGTCAAAATAAAAAACCTGTATAAAAAGTTTGGAAAGCAGGAAGTGTTAAAGGGCATAAACTTAGAGCTAAAAAAAGGTAAAGTAACGGCTATCCTCGGTCCTAACGGCTCAGGTAAAACCACGCTCATAAAATCAATCTTAGGTCTTGTAATCCCTACAGACGGAGAAATTTATGTAAAAGGAGAAAATGTAAGAGACAACTGGAGTTACAGAAAGTACATAGGATATATGCCCCAGATAGCAGTTTTCCCTGAAAATTTAACACTGAAAGAGCTTATAAATATGCTTCTTGATATAAGAAAGGAAGGGTACAATCCTAATATAAAAGATGATTTTATTAAACACTTCAAACTTGAAGAATATATGGATAAAAAACTAAAAAATCTTTCAGGAGGAACGAAACAGAAAGTAAGTGCTTTAATCACTTTTATGTTTGATCCTGAGATCTACTTTCTTGATGAACCTACAGTAGGATTAGATCCGATATCAAGTAGCTTTCTAAAAGATAAAATAAGAGAACAGGCAGAAAGAGACAGACTGGTCGTTCTTACATCACATATAATGAGCGAAGTAGAAGAGCTTGCAGATGATATAGTTTTTTTACTTGAAGGTGTTATACATGTACAGGGTTCTGTAAAAGAGATTATACAAAGCTCAGGAGAGAAAAATTTAGAAAGGGCTATAGCAAAGCTGATGGAGAAAAAGTACAATGCTTAAGCTACTGAAGTACGAATTTTACAATATGTACAGGAATAAATGGATAATATTTTACCTGCTATTTTTTCTCATTCTTACTTCAGCCTTATTTTATTTTGCTAAAGCTCCTGTAAAAGTAGTATCAACACTGCTT
Proteins encoded:
- a CDS encoding ABC transporter ATP-binding protein, with the translated sequence MVKIKNLYKKFGKQEVLKGINLELKKGKVTAILGPNGSGKTTLIKSILGLVIPTDGEIYVKGENVRDNWSYRKYIGYMPQIAVFPENLTLKELINMLLDIRKEGYNPNIKDDFIKHFKLEEYMDKKLKNLSGGTKQKVSALITFMFDPEIYFLDEPTVGLDPISSSFLKDKIREQAERDRLVVLTSHIMSEVEELADDIVFLLEGVIHVQGSVKEIIQSSGEKNLERAIAKLMEKKYNA